In one window of Candidatus Scalindua sp. DNA:
- a CDS encoding transposase — translation MKHHLMTCYFECIPAHRIEQYRIKTLSIDIINLFCQFIDMARPLRIEYPGAWYHFTSRCCERNRIVKDDTNRKEFLTILKDSLEKYMVQLHGYVLMENHFHLILHTPYGNLARFAQRFNTAYTVYYKTEGINAADISIRDVILISYWISDKIRVKAERV, via the coding sequence ATGAAACACCATTTAATGACTTGTTATTTTGAGTGCATCCCTGCACACCGTATAGAGCAATATAGGATCAAAACCTTATCTATTGACATTATCAATCTATTTTGTCAGTTTATCGACATGGCGAGACCGTTACGAATAGAATACCCGGGAGCATGGTATCATTTTACCTCTCGATGTTGCGAACGGAACCGTATAGTTAAAGATGACACCAATCGGAAAGAATTCCTCACTATATTGAAGGATAGTCTGGAAAAGTATATGGTTCAATTACATGGATATGTCCTTATGGAAAACCACTTCCATCTTATCCTTCATACACCATACGGAAACCTTGCCCGCTTTGCACAAAGATTTAATACGGCTTACACAGTGTATTACAAAACAGAAGGCATAAACGCTGCGGACATCTCTATCAGGGACGTTATACTCATTTCATACTGGATTTCGGATAAAATCCGAGTAAAAGCGGAGCGAGTATAA